Within the Salvia hispanica cultivar TCC Black 2014 chromosome 4, UniMelb_Shisp_WGS_1.0, whole genome shotgun sequence genome, the region CAGGAATCAACATATACTGTGAAGGAAATTGATGGTatgcattttcatttatgggtTATTCACCAATTATAGAGTTTGTGCTGCGTGAAATCTTGATGTGTAGtctgaaaatatttaaaaagatatGGTTTTAAGTGTAGGGAAAGAATTTCaatgattttataaacttATTGCACAATCAGAATTTATCAAAAAACTAAGGAATATACATGCAAATTATCCTACATTCctactatttaaaaatttgtaggGCTTGCAGCAACAACCATTCACAAACAGAGAGCAGTTTGCATACGTTGCAACAAGTTGGTTTCGGAAGCCGATCATGTGTGCATAATCAAATGTACCTGTTCAGGCACATCTAATCTAGTGCATGGTGATTGCAAGGATGAATGGTCTCGATTCAACGGAGATAAATGTTCTTTTTGCAATGAACAGATCATGTATAAAATAGTGAAGATATCTTCCTACTCTACTCAAACTATAGGTGACAGTTCTCAATGGTGGAAAAGGTAATATGACATTTggctatttccattttcactgttcagaaaataaatcttttaaatattttgataatagaTTAGTCATTCATTGTTATGCTTGACTTGGAAAATCGAAATTTGTTTCgttttttcatatattcttTCTGTTGTCGTAACTAGGCCTAAATGTGTGTATCCTTAATGTAGGTTTCGGTGTTGTTCGGCATGACTGATGACTTCATGCTAACCCACAACATCATCTCTTGATTCACATGTAACTGAGTCGAGAATTATAAGCTTTGGTTTTATCGGTTCTTTACCAGGATACAAAACtaagtagtaataattataaatatggtTTATTGTATCCATTTAATGCTaccattaaaatttcatatttgtcatggacggaggtagtCTAGATTTGTATATATATCCAGTCTCAATTTGTATGCTAACATATGTCCAACATATTTCGCATATTAGATTTACTATGTTCACAAGTGAATATTTAGAGACCATAACCATTGCAAAAAAGCCGTGTTTTCAATTCTaatatttcatgaaaaatgTTGGAGATATGTTAGGAATACAAGATATGTTATCAAACAGACTATGTTCACATGTGGATATATAGAGACAATTTGTAAGCCATATCTCAATGCTTAATGATTTTGATAATGAAATCTTATTctggatttgaatttattcaatCATAACATTTATACATAAAGTGGAGATAAAATCACCAACCTCCATCCatgttttcttcatttgaTGTAGAGGTTGAAATTCACCAATTGATGTTAGTCCTCTCGTTGACTGGATCCTCCATAATTGATGTTATCCCTCCTTTAACCTCAAGCCTTTAGTGATTCTTTTGATGAATGAAGAATCAAATACTTTAGTATGCTATATAAGTGTATAGTATATACACCGAGACTCTTATTTGTGCATGTAGCTATTATTGTTGGTGTATTTTCATAATTAGagaacacatatatataggtgtTGAACGTCCCTTTATGAAAGATTGTGTCGCTTCGCATACAATGTGCCATGCCACAACCGTTTCTAATATGTCGATtggtatttataaatgatatATAGCTTAGcttaataaataatcattttacaTTATCCATAAATAACCACCAACACACATGGGAAAAAATTTCCTAAACTAGGCATACCATATGGCAATGTGACGTGGTATACCCCGcatcaatattattttgccAAATGGAAATATATGGCATACATGGCTAAATGATAATAATGgcataatataatgttttaaGGTAATTTTTACAATTCCCATGTATGCATTATATACAaccatacacacacacacacgatgTATATACGCAAACTccatcttttttacttttagtcACGTAAATACGTATGTTTTTTACTATTCTATAGTTATTAGATTATATCATTGTTCAAGTTTTATATTcactattttataattattttttatagttgaGTAGTTATAATAGACTACATAATTATGTCTATTaaagttttatattttaaattttatagttgATGTTAAACaatataatctcattttaattggaaaaagTAAGATTATAATACTTAATTGAATACAgcaatatagtagtattttaatttcttgaaattcatattgaattttatactaataaattggtggtgcaatatgataataccattcattttagtataaacgtaaaatgaaaatgcatattatttGAGATAGTTTACCTAATAAATGAGAATGCATATTATTTGGGATAGTTTTTCCGTAACATATGAGAATGCATTTTTCATTCCAAAATTACATGCACATTATGACATTAACATGTGTAAATCAATTCCAAAACtcacatatatatgtacattaaATCTAATGCGTTCCATATGCACGgtcacacacatatatatatttacactGCATGGAGGTCCCATCCAGCCATTTAagttattttatatatgaataaaaagtACTCATATTTATCAGCTAGCCCAGTTGGTTACGGAAGTTGCAGGGGTACCACTATGGCAAGGGATCGAATCGCAGGGGAGTTTTATGTAGATTTTGTCTCAATTTTGtcaatctaattattttatctttcgCTTGTATATGTTGTAGATTCGGtatcttttattaaatttttatttcatcctACTAATTCATATGTTattagtgtatttttttttatttatattgtacATTTTCAAATTAGATTTGATgtccttttttaaattttctcatattaattcatttgtctattagtagtaattaatttatatatatatatatatatatatatatatatatatatatatagggtagcGTTAAAAGCAGAACCCCTTTTAAATGTAGAACactgaacaaaataaaatagatcaTTATAAAACATCATAAGGTTATTATAAGATCATTTCTAATTCATTATAGgaaatttgcattttaaaatacactaaaaaacaaatccaaaaatcattataaaaGATCATAAGGTTATTATATACACTAAAATACACTAAATATACACTTagaaaaattgcattttaagATCATTATAAAAGATCATAAAGTTATTATAAGAAACAGATTACTATATTGAACTAATAATGTAAGAACAATGACCTTAATGGTCTCCTACAATGAACTATTTTCATATAGTTCTGTGTTCTGCATTTAAGATTGGTTCTGtgttgatcacaatcctatatatatatatatatatatatatatatatatatttatttatttattttctcacaCTAGTAATTTCGTACTACAATTTTAACATTGTTGTAACCCATCTCTACAATtcattctaaaattatttcttgCAACCCATCTCTCTCTTGCACTCTATATTTCATGTCGGGATGTTTTTAAcattgttgacattaaaaatataccaCAAATGTCAATACCTTCTCTATCAATCAAAAATAGTTTTACTGATggacgacacgagttttaatttaaaattaataaagtatgaaagagaaatataagtgtgtaaaatatgagaaagaaagataaaatgtTGATACAGTAGAAGATAAAAAGGttaagaataaatttaaagtgaCTTCCCATATGgaactaattttggtggatggatgaaaatgaaaagataagattattttttcgtGAACGGAGGAATTAGTAATTTGGACCCAGTGTCAGATTCAGAAATTTCGATTCGAGGGTACGTTATATATAGACATATAATACTCTTAtcttacaaaatttatttgttaaaagtttagtttaattttaaaaactttgttatgtggagtattaattacaACTAGAGGAATAgtagaaatgagaaaaaaaggaaaagttaaaacaaaaaaaaaatagtagaaatGGGCAAACAATGACAATAACATTAAAAACTATAGAATTCGACTCTGGTCCCCGATTTCACAATGGTAATACGGCGCCACTACACCCCCCTCCCCCAGCATAGAATTCATGCGCCCGTCATTcgtatacatatttatatatttatacagtCATAATTAATTGGAGGTAAGAGAAGAAGGTTATCAATACACCCGAATTCTAATTCTTTAATTGAAACCGATCCATCATGGTACTATCCTTTATATTACTAgaatttttgagttttgataCGAACtagaattcttgaattttgatatgaacttaatatttATCCTTAAACCGATAAACACATAGGTCACATAAGAATATAAATGTTCTTACACGATAACCATTGCAAAAAAGAGCTGTGTTTATTGAAATTAGGTAGAGAACTTACTTGAGCATGATACGGCATATATTGTCTCCTATAGGTAGAATAGATAATGAAACACAGATACTACATGGTCTGTgtatgtatattatatatggTCCAATGTGTGGTTTGAATAGTCACAGCTACATGTGTTATCCAGTGTACGTGATAATTATGTTTGTGGACTGTAGATGCTAGTCTTAGCTGCAAATGGTTTAGAGATGAGACTGGCCTTGATACAAGTTAATTACAGATGAGATATTTGAtctttaaaaatcataaaatctgGACAGATTCGAGTTTAAAATTGATCTAAAAAATCACAgaactttaaaaattgtgCAATTTTTCCCGACCAGACTCTAACTACAATTTTTCCGACACAAACGGATCTTAAGTGGAATGCCAAAAAGCAGTGGCGCATCCAGGATTTTTGATACGGGGGTGCGAAAAATAGTTATAACGATTTaaagtttcaaattttagcTAATCCTTTTAGTTCTAGTTTTCactatttttctgtttttttttaatattctctttatttttttcataaaaaacactctttaaaaaaagaattatggACATAGATACTTTGCTAGTTAAGagtatagtattatataatagttaattgtataaattattaacaacTTAagtatcaaatattaaatataaatgaataaaattaaatttgacgAGAGTATGCCAAAGtttattgaattaatacaaaattttagtaGAAGTAGTTAGCGATGAATGTAGAGAATATctattaacaataaaataataaacgaAAACTAAATAAGAACTAAACAAATTGAGATGAAAATATTCCTTTGAATACATACAAATtctattaaaatgaaataataaacgAAAACTAAATAGGAATTAAAcaaattgtgttaaaaaacATTGCTTTGAATACATATAAAGTCTTGGAAGAACTTAAAGGAAAAGAAGATATGGTGGAGAGAGGATTTAAACCTGGTCGTCTaggtataaaaaatattttgtgttgcgaaattttaattttagtcaatccctttttaattgtattatttcatttttacaacttttattagtataatattatactacttaATATACgaaaataagatttatattCTACTGACTAATTAAActcctttttttatatttctctaAAGTATATGTCTAAGTCAAAGTGGAACACAATGGTgaaagtgtttttttttcttttgtataaAAGCATACTCCgcttcatctttttctttgcagAGAGAAGTTTTCTAAATCATAATGTTAATTTCAAACAACATCATCTGGCAccgtttaaaatttaaattgtcaaaaaactttaaaaaattgcaGATTGAACAAAGTCTTTGGAGAAGGTTTGACCAAATTTAACTTCATCTGCGAACACATTTGTCGAGAAAATCCGCCAAAACTTATCACAaccacaacaacaacaatccACCCAATACCTCCATGCCTCACTTGTAGCGGAATAGAAAGGGAGTATTGAAAATGAGCCActcaaaagataaagagacAAAATCCATCATTGACTTGGGCCTGCtttgataccatattagataTGGAGCGAACACCCACGGCTTACAAGAGGGAGAgttatctatatttatatagttgaGTTAGGAATTaagatcatcaccaagtcgatctgacacaagatttaagaattttacCAACAGAAAAAATGAGTGGGTATTAGACTCGCATCATGATAgagaaaagatttttttttttggataagaATCCATTTCATTGATAGCTTCAAATACAAAGATAGCAATACAAATTTTCAACTTGCTTTGAGCATCGAGCCTTCCCTctttaaaagagaaaagattATCAAAAGTAAAAGTACGACTATTTTTACTTATGTACCAAATAATTACagtgtctatttttattaaatggatGGAGGATTATCAAAAGTAAAAGTACGACTATTTTTACTTATGTACCAAATAATTACagtgtctatttttattaaatggatggagtattaaatactTGAAGAGAAATAAGGAGAactattaagaaaaaaatactacaacGACGACTATTGTGAAAGAACAATGGTCCCCTCATTAGACCGAAGAAATGATAAGAGGTGTTTCTACCATTCATTTCGTTATTATCAATATTGGCAGCTCGTAAACAAGAAAGTCGATTGGAGACCTGAGGTTAGTGCTGTCTGAATATCTATCTTTTGTGCGTCTTGCTATAGTCCCTTTGGGTTGTTTCTTTATCTCCATGGAAATCAGTatgttcttaattttattcttgGACATTGTTTGCTTTTTAGAGTTCACTATCATCAATACCGTCACTAGCATCAATAactgaaagaaaaatcaattagttatttgtcaaaattttatttattcaatgaCTAGAGTTAAACGCGGATATATTGCCCGAAAACATAGAacaaaaatttgtttatttgcatCAAGTTTTCAAGGGTCTCATTCAAGACTTATTCGAATTATTACTCAACAGAATATAAGAGCTTTGGTTTTAGCTCATCGGGATAGGGATAAGCAGAAGAGAAATTTTCGCTGTTTGTGGATCACTCGAATAAACACAGTAATTTGAGAAAAGGGAGTATCCTATAGTTATAGTACCTTAACCACAAGGAGGGGGATGCCGAAGGCAGGGCTAGTGACTGGAGTGAAGTCGTAACAAGGTAGCCATGCTGGAAGGTGCGGCTGGATCACCTCCTTTTAAGGGAGAGCTAATGCTTGTTGGTTTTTTTGGTTTGCCACTGCTTCACAcccaaaacaaaaagaagGAAACGACATCTGAGTTAAACTTGGAGATGGAAGTCTTGTTTTGTTTCTCGGTGGTGAAGTAAGACCAAGCTCATGAGCTTATTATCCTAGGTCGGAACATTGACTGGAAAGGTAGGGTAGATAActcattaatataaaataatctatcatgttttgtttatttgattttcctCACAAACGTCCCCTTATGTATAGTTGAACAGATAATAACGTTTTGcatatattttactctctccgtcccaaataGGCCATTTACAGttgacacatgttttaatgcataattggtaaaataagagagaaagaggaaaaaatttaaaattttatagcGGATGGTGGAGcttataaatgataaagtaaaagaaaaggagaaaatgtTGTCATAACTGGATATGGACTATATCTATGGGATGTACAAAATGATATATGGTCTttgaatgggacggagggagtattaagtaATACCCCAATCCCGCCATTATTTGTCATTGGTTCTATTTTTGGTGCGTTTGTCAATACTTGTCATACTTACtgttttactacttttggtaatggactTCAAATTCTCATTCTGAACTCGTACAAAATCTAATAGATAAAAGTAGGACTACGTTACACTAACTTTCCAATCTACTTTCCATTGCATTTCTGAAAACTTGTGTCAGGTCAAAGTGTGCTCATTAACgatggacggagagagtaaaagaaatttatcattttcagcAAGTAGATCGATAAATATACATGGAGTCTAACAACACAATGCAAGCCTCAACTCTCTTGAATTCAAAACTACGTCAAAGATCCGGTGCACAATCGGATAGAACAATCTACCGAGTCCATAGACACTTACGCAACGTGAACCCGAAAGCCTATGAGCCCGAGATAATCGCCATCGGCCCATATCACCACGATAATGAGCATCTAAAGATGATGGAAGATTACAAGCTCCATTACCTGAAACAACTGCTTGCCGAAAAGAATCCACCCGATGATGTCGGAAGGTATGTAGCTGCTCTAGACAGGGAGGAAGAAAAAGCAAGAAGATGCTATGCAGATCAACCTAAAACCCTAAGCACAGCCCAGTTCATACAAATGCTTGTTCTAGATGGCTGCTTCATTGTCCAGCTAGTTCGCAAGTTCGATAGAGTGAAGAGCAATTTAAATAGAGTGAATTCGTGGGAGATGAATGATCCTATCTTCCAAATGGAGTGGATGATCAACAGCCTGCAGCGTGATCTCATGCTCTTCGAGAACCAGCTGCCCTTCTTCGTCTTGTGCAAGCTCTACGACCTCATCGAGGCACCTAACCAGCATTCTAGGTTCTTGTTCCTTCTCCGCCAATTCTTCTCCACTCTGTGCCCTGGAAAAGGTTGCAACCCAAAGTCGCCCGTTATGCCTGCAGATCTTGACAAGGTGACGTTAGAAATTTATATCATCATTTAATGTGATATTTCGCATAAATAACATACATGAAAGATATTGCGAGTTGAGCATATGAACACAATGTGCTCGAATCATGCAAGTGAATCCTTACTTTCGACTCAATGTAGAAAGCTAGAAAATATCTGAAGTtgattttactccctccgtccccaaagaatatgcactttggggccgccacgagttttaatgtaaaattggtaaagtaagagagagatagagaggaaaagtaattaaagtattgttagtggagattGGGtctcaccttattagagagatGAGACTTTCccaaattagaaagtgcatattcttgtgggacgggctaaaaaggaaagagtgcatgtTCTTGTAAAACGGAGGGAGTTTATCTGAAGTTCtaatttttcaacaatatAACCAGAGTCCAACCTTTAacctcaattaattaatttaagccCAATATCCTAATCTAGTTCATAGTACATTTTTCAGGTAAAACATCTGCTCGACTTCATCCATAGCAGTTGGTTTCCTCCTCTCCAACGCCCGGGCAAAGGAAGGGTGAGGTTCATCATCGATAGCGTGACGAGGCTTGAAGAGGCTAATGTCAAGTTTAGGATCAGATCAGAAGGAAAGACGCTGTTCGACGTGGGGTTCAAAGAAGGGGTGATGACCATACCGCCATTGACCATTGAGGACAGGACGGAGTCGTTCCTCCGGAACCTCATCACGTACGAGCAGTACTTTCAACAGACTGTCGTGATAGATTATGTCCACTTCCTAAACTGCATCATTGATTCCTCCATGGATGTGGAAAAACTATCTCAAAAAGGGATCATCAACAACTGGTTAGGGGATGCACATACTGTGGCGGAGATGGTGAACAAACTGGGCGACTCGGTGGCAGGACCCGGGAATAGCTTCT harbors:
- the LOC125218360 gene encoding UPF0481 protein At3g47200-like, whose amino-acid sequence is MESNNTMQASTLLNSKLRQRSGAQSDRTIYRVHRHLRNVNPKAYEPEIIAIGPYHHDNEHLKMMEDYKLHYLKQLLAEKNPPDDVGRYVAALDREEEKARRCYADQPKTLSTAQFIQMLVLDGCFIVQLVRKFDRVKSNLNRVNSWEMNDPIFQMEWMINSLQRDLMLFENQLPFFVLCKLYDLIEAPNQHSRFLFLLRQFFSTLCPGKGCNPKSPVMPADLDKVKHLLDFIHSSWFPPLQRPGKGRVRFIIDSVTRLEEANVKFRIRSEGKTLFDVGFKEGVMTIPPLTIEDRTESFLRNLITYEQYFQQTVVIDYVHFLNCIIDSSMDVEKLSQKGIINNWLGDAHTVAEMVNKLGDSVAGPGNSFFYGEMFEDVQKHCARPMNKWRASMKRRYFSSPWAVISVLVGAVLILTFVQTVFTILQVV